DNA from Pichia kudriavzevii chromosome 5, complete sequence:
TTCAGGCTCGGGTGATTTGATGAACCAATTAGGCGTTGAGTTAATGAAAGTAACTTCTAAATCAGCTCCTTTAATTGTGAAAGAATCGAAACTCTGCTTTTTGTTTGCGCCTGCATTCCATCACGGAATGGGACAGGTCGTAAATGTAAGGAAGCAACTAGGGATACCGACTATTTTCAACATATTGGGGCCTTTACTAAACCCAATCAATATAAAGGCTCGTATTTTAGGTGTTTATACAAAGGAATTAGGTAGAACCTATTGCGAAGCAGCAGTTAAAATCGATCGAGCTAATGGCAAAAGGGCAAATACAATGGTGGTGTGTGGTGAAGTTGGCTTGGATGAGATCTCACCAATCGGCCGAACCAATGTCTGGTATTATAATAAAGAGGCCGACAAAATAGAGGAATTCACCTTAACCCCTGAAGATTTTGGCTTGCCGGAACATTCTTTGGACTTGGTCCGGTCTGGAAcaccaattgaaaatgccGTCGTTTTGAAGGAAATCTTAAAGATGAATAAAGAACAGGTACAACCCGGTATCAATCCATTGGTCGACTATATATTTATGAATGCTGGTGCCCTAGCTGTTGTCTCTGGACTGGCGCAGGACTGGAAACATGGTGTCGAACTTGCCAGGGAAGCAGTTTACTCTGGGAAAGCTCAAACGGCTTTAGATGAGTTCATTTCAAGcatttataaatatacTTAAGCTCTTATCCTTTTACTTGTATAATAGAGTATTGAACTTGGTGAGGTACAAACAAAACGcgtttcctttttttttctctttttgtttttgtcaatttcaaaacatgCACCAACCTACTTCAATAATTGTCCATGCTTGATATAGACTGTTTATAATCTGTAGAAGTAGTGTTTtactcaaaaaaaaaaaacacatttGATGTCTGACAATGAAAACCAGAAAAACAGTACATCACCGGAATTCACACCTATAGGGTCGAAGTCCGGTGGTGTTGCCGAAAACACGATGCATACATTCTCAAACATGACTCCAATTTTAAAGTTTACAGATCGAAATACGCAAACAGACACCAACGCAAATGCAAACTTCGGTAGAAACTTTGATCTGAAAGGTAGATATTCTAGTGCTGAATCGTCTAGGAAACCAAATTCGACTAGTTTTACCTTACGTCGGTCGCAAGCCAGATTGAGTAGaaatgatgattatgatgatATACTTCAGTCTTCATCAGTAGCATCCTCCATCTGGGAGGATGAACTAAACGAACGGGAAAGGGCAGATAACCCTAACAATGATCCTTTTAGTAGAAGGTCGGCCGATAGTGCTAACATGGAGGTCCCTATATTAAATGGGAAGGAAAAGATAAGAGATGATATGATTGGGGATGACTCGAATATGTTAAAACGGCAGTTTGATTTACTGACCAAATTGCAATCTGAAAATACAAACTTGAAGgttgaaattgtttcaCTAAGACAACATCTTTCTGGCCTACCAAGTGATTCGGCTACTTTGATCGATGAAAATATATCATTGAATAAGAGGATAgttcaacttgaaaaccTGTTGAGAGATAATGGCAACGAAGCTAGGGATGACTTAAAATCCAAAGTGAGAGAGTACAGTGAGAGGCTGGATTCTCTACATCGTGATTATGACAATGTTcttaaagaaaaggaaCAACTGATTCATGATAGCTTTAATAAGGAAacagaattgaaaaagctACAAAAATCCTATGATGAATTACAGGATGATTATGAGAAGGTTGTACACCTACAAGGTACCGTTGAAAAATTAGATGCCGAAAATCAAGAACTACAGGATAGACTTGATGATCAAATGGAGAAATATAGTAAAC
Protein-coding regions in this window:
- a CDS encoding uncharacterized protein (PKUD0E00320; similar to Saccharomyces cerevisiae YDR354W (TRP4); ancestral locus Anc_5.413), with the translated sequence MSPKCAYTYKMTNNKLKIPSSSLEEQQHYRQYPYTVINTMSKPLTVYIKKLVVTPPELTLQDFAAALDCIFSGNANDVEISSFLTALRIHKLDFNADFIATAVETILKYSEKIPDDQVDSDGYVDIVGTGGDSQNTFNVSSSAAIVAAGMGVNVCKHGGKASTSASGSGDLMNQLGVELMKVTSKSAPLIVKESKLCFLFAPAFHHGMGQVVNVRKQLGIPTIFNILGPLLNPINIKARILGVYTKELGRTYCEAAVKIDRANGKRANTMVVCGEVGLDEISPIGRTNVWYYNKEADKIEEFTLTPEDFGLPEHSLDLVRSGTPIENAVVLKEILKMNKEQVQPGINPLVDYIFMNAGALAVVSGLAQDWKHGVELAREAVYSGKAQTALDEFISSIYKYT